Proteins encoded by one window of Cryptosporangium minutisporangium:
- a CDS encoding DUF4395 domain-containing protein: MPSFSLRPAQVDPRGPRFAAWVTTVVLAVVLLTGSGWLLAAQTVVFALGAFVGLGAAPYAVLYRVLVAPRLAPPTEREDAAPVRFAQGVGFVFALVGAVGYLADAPLVGLVATAAALVAAFLNAAFGLCLGCLAYLRGRLLLSRITRARAA; encoded by the coding sequence ATGCCCTCTTTTTCGTTACGACCGGCCCAGGTCGACCCGCGCGGACCTCGATTCGCCGCCTGGGTGACCACCGTCGTCCTCGCAGTCGTCCTGCTCACCGGCAGCGGCTGGCTGCTCGCCGCCCAGACGGTGGTGTTCGCGCTCGGCGCGTTCGTCGGCCTGGGCGCCGCCCCGTACGCGGTGCTCTACCGCGTCCTGGTCGCACCGCGCCTCGCGCCGCCCACCGAACGCGAGGACGCCGCCCCGGTGCGCTTCGCACAGGGGGTCGGCTTCGTGTTCGCATTGGTCGGCGCCGTGGGCTACCTCGCCGACGCACCGCTCGTCGGGCTCGTCGCCACGGCGGCGGCCCTGGTCGCGGCGTTTCTCAACGCGGCGTTCGGGCTCTGCCTCGGCTGCCTCGCGTACCTTCGCGGGCGACTGCTTCTTTCCCGTATCACCCGGGCTCGCGCGGCATGA
- a CDS encoding Ms5788A family Cys-rich leader peptide has product MSSLLTKRRAVDLCRVGSCLCPPA; this is encoded by the coding sequence ATGAGCTCCCTGCTCACGAAGCGCCGCGCGGTAGACCTCTGCCGTGTCGGTAGCTGCCTGTGTCCCCCGGCCTGA
- a CDS encoding thioredoxin family protein produces MDDAGLRALILVGVLVVATAAGLVWRARTGRVRPVRDVGPVVDVGPVVDVGPAPATAPAERDTGSGDNAAAAADPAPAAGHGDRAARPDAAGSADAAGVWAELGIEPASAAVTLVQFSSAFCAPCRATRRILDDVASRLPDVVHVEIDAESHLDAVRALDVRSTPTTLLVDRAGRITGRAVGQPRRNDVLAAVGPYLSPDT; encoded by the coding sequence ATGGACGACGCCGGGCTGCGTGCCTTGATCTTGGTCGGGGTGCTGGTGGTGGCCACCGCTGCCGGACTGGTCTGGCGCGCGCGGACCGGCCGCGTCCGCCCGGTGCGCGACGTCGGTCCGGTGGTAGACGTCGGTCCGGTGGTCGACGTCGGTCCGGCCCCCGCCACCGCTCCCGCCGAGCGGGACACGGGCTCCGGGGACAACGCCGCCGCTGCGGCGGATCCGGCCCCTGCGGCCGGCCACGGCGACCGTGCGGCCCGGCCGGACGCCGCGGGTTCGGCGGACGCCGCCGGGGTGTGGGCGGAGCTCGGAATCGAGCCGGCGAGCGCCGCCGTCACGCTGGTGCAGTTCTCCTCGGCGTTCTGTGCGCCGTGCCGCGCCACCCGCCGAATCTTGGATGACGTGGCCAGTCGGCTACCGGACGTCGTCCATGTGGAGATCGACGCCGAATCACACCTGGACGCCGTCCGCGCGCTCGACGTCCGGAGTACACCGACAACGCTGCTGGTCGACCGGGCCGGGCGAATCACCGGTCGCGCCGTGGGCCAACCACGCCGCAACGACGTCCTCGCCGCAGTCGGACCGTATCTATCTCCGGACACATAA
- a CDS encoding DUF2993 domain-containing protein: protein MAAGKRRGTGCLVLIVVLLVVVCGGAVAVDRAVAAAAENRLTDAVAQNLRDNGTPAASTDVETVGFPFITQLISGNFDGADVRLTNVTTPDGKVDRVDLKLRDVSIPQDVLRGGALHDVTADSITGTGRLSVAEVSRRLGLEGLKLESAGSALRATLPVEVPVVGVVDVRADVTPRLEGDTLTFDVGSVTAEGIEVPPVIVDQVTDQFAQPVTLALPFEVKLDKVTASNGSLTVTGSATNVPLVQ, encoded by the coding sequence ATGGCAGCCGGAAAGCGGCGAGGCACCGGCTGTCTCGTGCTGATTGTGGTCCTGCTCGTCGTGGTGTGCGGTGGTGCCGTAGCGGTCGATCGTGCCGTCGCCGCTGCCGCCGAGAACCGGTTGACCGACGCCGTCGCCCAGAACCTGCGCGACAACGGGACCCCGGCAGCGAGCACCGACGTCGAGACCGTCGGCTTCCCGTTCATCACCCAGTTGATCTCGGGGAACTTCGACGGTGCCGACGTCCGTCTGACCAACGTCACGACGCCGGACGGCAAGGTCGACCGGGTCGATCTGAAGCTTCGGGACGTCTCGATCCCGCAGGACGTCCTGCGCGGCGGCGCACTGCACGACGTCACCGCGGACAGCATCACCGGCACCGGGCGGCTGAGCGTCGCGGAGGTCTCTCGGCGGCTGGGGCTGGAGGGCCTGAAGCTGGAGAGCGCCGGGTCGGCGCTGCGGGCCACCCTGCCGGTGGAGGTACCGGTCGTCGGCGTGGTCGACGTCCGGGCGGACGTGACGCCGCGGCTGGAAGGCGACACGCTGACGTTCGACGTCGGCTCGGTCACCGCGGAGGGGATCGAGGTGCCGCCCGTGATCGTCGACCAGGTCACCGATCAGTTCGCCCAGCCGGTCACGCTGGCGCTGCCGTTCGAGGTGAAGCTCGACAAGGTGACCGCGAGCAACGGCTCTCTGACCGTGACCGGGAGCGCGACGAACGTTCCGCTGGTGCAGTGA
- a CDS encoding alpha/beta hydrolase family protein, translating to MRRISMGHLRVNRSGGRRCPGPAPTRAVRSVTGRITTVDSGEPVLLLTEDQIQLFGSWWPATPVADEPAVNGRPGRNSDTLIIFIPGFTGHARVAAVRRLVVRLRRRADVFVVELRGHGRSAGVSSMGAHEVADVAAAVEWARRQGYARVATVGFSFGAAVALCHAALRRGPDERVDAVAAVSTPSRSFVRDTPVMRALHVLVETLPGRLVARTVFKVRLAPPTETLPPAPLELMSALAPTPVLLVHGLDDHYFPVEHPLALAAAADGHATVWLETGFAHAENRLPVPLADRLGRWLVQAAAAEPPRVHP from the coding sequence ATGAGGAGGATTTCCATGGGCCACCTCCGGGTGAATCGATCCGGCGGGCGGCGCTGCCCAGGTCCCGCCCCGACGCGTGCGGTCCGGAGCGTTACGGGCAGGATAACAACAGTGGACAGCGGAGAGCCGGTGCTCCTTCTCACAGAGGACCAAATTCAGCTTTTCGGTTCCTGGTGGCCAGCCACACCGGTAGCCGATGAGCCGGCGGTCAACGGCCGACCCGGGCGCAATTCCGACACTTTGATCATCTTCATCCCCGGCTTCACCGGCCACGCGCGGGTTGCGGCAGTGCGTCGGCTCGTTGTCCGGCTGCGACGCCGTGCGGACGTATTCGTCGTCGAACTGCGCGGACACGGACGTAGCGCCGGTGTGTCGTCGATGGGCGCCCATGAGGTCGCCGACGTCGCGGCGGCCGTGGAGTGGGCGCGCCGACAGGGTTACGCCCGGGTGGCGACCGTCGGCTTCTCGTTCGGTGCAGCGGTGGCGCTGTGCCACGCCGCGCTGCGACGCGGCCCCGACGAGCGGGTGGACGCGGTCGCAGCGGTGAGCACGCCGTCGCGGTCGTTCGTCCGGGACACCCCGGTCATGCGGGCGCTGCACGTCCTGGTCGAGACACTGCCGGGGCGTCTGGTGGCGCGCACGGTCTTCAAGGTGCGGCTCGCCCCACCGACCGAAACGCTCCCACCCGCACCCCTGGAGTTGATGTCGGCGCTCGCACCGACGCCGGTGTTGCTGGTGCACGGTTTGGACGACCACTACTTCCCCGTCGAGCACCCCTTGGCCCTCGCAGCGGCGGCCGACGGTCACGCCACCGTCTGGCTCGAAACCGGGTTCGCGCACGCGGAGAACCGACTGCCGGTGCCGCTCGCCGATCGGCTCGGACGATGGCTGGTGCAGGCCGCCGCAGCGGAACCGCCTCGGGTACACCCGTGA
- a CDS encoding response regulator transcription factor, whose protein sequence is MEILLMTAGEAEAATVLPALDLLGHTVRTAPRDLKALLGGPTPDAVMVDARSDLAGARSTCRLLRTTGLTVPLFAVLTEGGLVALNAEWGVDDILLTTAGPAEVEARLRLATGKNGNEAADDEPGVVRAGELVIDPQTYSARIKGRPLDLTYKEFELLRFLAQHPGRVFTRDQLLREVWGYDYFGGTRTVDVHVRRLRAKLGSEHEALIGTVRQVGYKFVTPPPRTLPEVDPVLSVV, encoded by the coding sequence ATGGAAATCCTCCTCATGACGGCTGGCGAAGCGGAAGCTGCGACCGTCCTCCCTGCCCTGGATCTTCTTGGACACACCGTCCGGACCGCGCCGCGCGACTTGAAGGCGCTGCTCGGCGGGCCGACCCCCGACGCGGTCATGGTGGACGCCCGTAGCGACCTCGCCGGCGCCCGCTCGACCTGCCGGCTGCTCCGTACGACCGGCCTCACCGTTCCGCTGTTCGCCGTGCTCACCGAGGGTGGTCTGGTCGCCCTCAACGCCGAGTGGGGCGTCGACGACATCCTGCTCACCACGGCCGGTCCGGCCGAGGTCGAAGCCCGTCTGCGCCTGGCCACCGGCAAGAACGGCAACGAGGCCGCCGACGACGAGCCGGGCGTCGTCCGCGCCGGCGAGCTGGTGATCGACCCACAGACCTACTCGGCCCGGATCAAGGGCCGCCCGCTCGACCTCACCTACAAGGAGTTCGAGCTGCTCCGCTTCCTCGCCCAGCACCCGGGGCGCGTGTTCACGCGTGACCAGCTGCTCCGCGAGGTCTGGGGTTACGACTACTTCGGTGGCACCCGCACCGTCGACGTCCACGTCCGTCGGCTGCGGGCGAAGCTCGGCAGCGAGCACGAGGCGCTGATCGGTACCGTGCGTCAGGTCGGCTACAAGTTCGTCACCCCGCCGCCGCGCACGCTGCCCGAGGTCGACCCCGTGCTGAGCGTCGTCTGA
- the mshD gene encoding mycothiol synthase, with protein MATDERAIPGLDDIEAVLALAAAATATDGVGPLSEQTLLALRNPADYPDVVHLFARESDGVVGYAQVAKDAGNASGEVVVHPAFRGKGLGRRLVESALAAARDAGVPLAIWAHGEHPAALALARSLGLVRSRVLFKMCRPLERPLPPVRLPDDVRLRPFVVGADDAAWLRVNARAFATHPEQGKWTRHDLELRQREPWFDPAGFLLAVPADEPTTLLGFHWTKRELTADGAPGPEGEVYVVGVDPDAQGLRLGTALTLAGLDHLKNTGATEAALYVDESNARAVRMYAGLGFEVCETHVMYGTG; from the coding sequence GTGGCGACTGACGAACGTGCGATTCCGGGTCTCGACGACATCGAAGCCGTACTGGCCCTGGCAGCGGCGGCGACCGCGACCGACGGCGTCGGCCCGCTCTCCGAGCAGACCCTGCTGGCGCTGCGGAACCCCGCGGACTATCCGGACGTCGTTCATCTCTTCGCGCGCGAGTCGGACGGGGTAGTCGGCTACGCACAGGTCGCGAAGGACGCCGGGAACGCGTCAGGCGAAGTCGTGGTCCATCCCGCGTTCCGCGGCAAAGGTCTCGGCCGGCGTCTGGTGGAGTCGGCGCTCGCGGCGGCGCGCGACGCCGGTGTGCCGCTCGCGATCTGGGCGCACGGCGAGCACCCGGCGGCCCTCGCACTGGCCCGTTCGCTCGGTCTCGTCCGCTCCCGGGTGCTGTTCAAGATGTGCCGGCCGCTGGAGCGTCCGCTGCCGCCCGTTCGGTTGCCGGACGACGTCCGACTGCGACCGTTCGTGGTCGGCGCCGACGACGCGGCCTGGCTGCGGGTCAACGCACGGGCGTTCGCGACCCACCCGGAGCAGGGCAAGTGGACGCGGCACGACTTGGAGCTGCGGCAGCGCGAACCCTGGTTCGACCCCGCGGGTTTCCTGCTCGCGGTGCCGGCGGACGAGCCCACCACGTTGCTCGGCTTCCACTGGACGAAGCGGGAGCTCACCGCGGACGGCGCTCCCGGCCCGGAGGGCGAGGTGTACGTCGTCGGGGTCGATCCGGACGCGCAGGGGCTCCGGCTCGGGACCGCGCTGACTCTCGCCGGGCTCGACCACCTCAAGAACACCGGCGCGACCGAGGCCGCCCTGTACGTCGACGAGTCCAACGCGCGCGCCGTCCGGATGTACGCCGGTCTGGGCTTCGAGGTCTGCGAGACGCACGTGATGTACGGGACGGGTTGA
- a CDS encoding IPT/TIG domain-containing protein, whose translation MHTVSVDLAGVDGTGLGGVVLLILGAGCVWGGRGLTLPLLRIRTTAGAGRRSPRMRSRARTTGLRAVLLVAVCAVPLVLAPGATPASAHTRLVESAGEASARVLRVELAAAEVRAADVSFAELSSDGVTADAPSAGGESAVTGVPIKVDAGSLVTDGVVTADAARNTSGSSASAALGRFTLTAFGTRVLTADRIGAQVSCPPRGSAEPTTATAVAGLRIAGRPAEFTDRVVTLSGTATVPTVGGLRVRVDLHRTANVDAKGAHAEVEARIFATVRDEAPVDLGTLRLAAAGCVPAATGSDTPPAVGRDVGPGRDVGPGRDVGPGRDVGPGRDVGPGRPDGAQSARRPDSAEPAGTGRIGVTTTAPTANRPGSTTPAAGTPAAAAPSGATRPATSGRAPTSAPGTAPGSVREAAPPAAGAPAAPAAASGGKAADRVRAGAGRSGTPAREEQVAANPLLIGPPAAPVDRLPQSLTAAAPPLTFARPPASGLRPPSLPTVGAPAPGAPAPGTPTPLAPGATAIAGPTIARLMPARGPVDGGAAITVTGTNLGGAETAVVVCGAQVPTGAVEVSGDGTSLTFTAPACRPGSSTVRVVTKAGVATGQFIYVGTAGAVSDSTQRVAAATGAGLIGALLLVAVLMVWEPARRVSATGRPRRPATAHSEPATLGLGSYPDFDRAFRRLLV comes from the coding sequence ATGCATACCGTCTCCGTGGACCTGGCCGGTGTCGATGGGACGGGGCTGGGCGGTGTCGTCCTACTCATCCTCGGCGCGGGCTGCGTCTGGGGCGGTCGAGGGCTGACGCTGCCGCTTCTCCGCATCCGGACCACGGCCGGTGCCGGCCGTCGCTCGCCGCGGATGCGGTCTCGGGCCCGGACGACCGGGCTTCGAGCGGTGTTGCTCGTGGCCGTGTGTGCCGTGCCGCTCGTACTGGCCCCTGGCGCGACCCCGGCGAGCGCGCACACCCGACTGGTCGAGTCGGCCGGCGAGGCGTCGGCGCGGGTCCTGCGCGTCGAGCTCGCCGCTGCGGAGGTGCGGGCGGCGGACGTGAGCTTCGCCGAGCTCTCCAGCGACGGTGTCACGGCCGACGCGCCCTCCGCGGGCGGCGAGAGCGCGGTGACCGGCGTACCGATCAAGGTCGACGCGGGCAGCCTGGTCACGGATGGCGTCGTCACCGCCGACGCAGCGCGGAACACGTCCGGATCGAGCGCCTCCGCAGCACTCGGCCGGTTCACGCTCACGGCTTTCGGCACTCGCGTGCTGACCGCCGACCGCATCGGCGCCCAGGTGAGCTGCCCGCCGCGCGGCTCGGCCGAGCCGACCACGGCCACGGCCGTCGCCGGGCTCCGGATCGCCGGACGGCCCGCGGAGTTCACGGATCGGGTCGTCACGCTGTCCGGCACGGCCACGGTGCCCACCGTCGGCGGCCTGCGGGTCCGCGTCGACCTGCACCGAACCGCCAACGTGGACGCCAAGGGCGCGCACGCCGAGGTCGAGGCCCGGATCTTCGCGACGGTGAGGGACGAGGCACCGGTCGATCTCGGCACGCTGCGGCTGGCCGCCGCCGGCTGCGTACCCGCCGCCACCGGCTCGGACACCCCACCTGCGGTGGGCCGTGACGTGGGGCCTGGCCGTGACGTGGGGCCTGGCCGTGACGTGGGGCCTGGCCGTGACGTGGGGCCTGGCCGTGACGTGGGGCCCGGCCGCCCGGACGGCGCCCAGTCTGCCCGTCGCCCGGACAGTGCCGAGCCTGCCGGGACGGGCCGGATCGGCGTCACCACCACCGCGCCTACCGCCAACCGACCCGGAAGCACCACTCCTGCCGCGGGCACCCCGGCGGCCGCCGCGCCCAGCGGCGCGACGCGGCCGGCAACGAGCGGTCGGGCGCCGACCAGCGCCCCCGGCACGGCTCCGGGTTCGGTTCGGGAGGCGGCGCCGCCCGCGGCGGGCGCTCCGGCGGCTCCGGCGGCGGCCTCGGGTGGGAAGGCGGCGGATCGCGTGCGCGCGGGCGCCGGCCGGAGCGGCACCCCCGCCCGCGAAGAGCAGGTCGCCGCGAACCCGCTGCTGATCGGCCCGCCCGCGGCACCCGTGGACCGACTCCCGCAGAGCCTCACCGCCGCCGCGCCGCCGCTCACCTTCGCCCGCCCCCCAGCGAGCGGCCTCCGGCCCCCGTCCCTGCCGACGGTCGGCGCGCCAGCGCCGGGTGCGCCCGCGCCGGGGACCCCGACCCCGCTCGCGCCGGGCGCGACCGCGATCGCCGGCCCGACGATCGCACGCCTGATGCCCGCCCGCGGCCCGGTCGACGGCGGCGCGGCGATCACGGTGACCGGCACCAACCTCGGCGGGGCCGAGACCGCGGTCGTGGTCTGCGGCGCGCAGGTACCGACCGGCGCGGTCGAGGTGAGCGGCGACGGGACGTCGCTGACGTTCACCGCACCGGCGTGCCGTCCGGGGAGCAGCACGGTGCGGGTAGTCACCAAGGCCGGGGTCGCCACCGGCCAGTTCATCTACGTCGGCACGGCCGGCGCCGTCTCCGACAGCACGCAACGGGTCGCCGCGGCCACCGGCGCCGGCCTGATCGGGGCGTTGCTCCTGGTGGCCGTCCTGATGGTCTGGGAACCGGCCAGACGGGTGTCGGCGACGGGCCGCCCCCGGCGCCCGGCGACAGCGCATTCGGAGCCGGCCACGCTCGGACTCGGCTCCTACCCGGACTTCGACCGAGCCTTCCGCCGCCTCCTCGTGTGA
- the ggt gene encoding gamma-glutamyltransferase, translating to MAKKRRLLGVLSGGAVTALALVVAGPATAAAPPKASPTAVGHGGAVSSVDPDATAIGIEVLRRGGNAVDAAVATAAALGVTEPYSAGIGGGGFFVFYDAKRKKISTIDGRETAPASFTSTVFTENGTPIPFAEAVTSGLSVGVPGTPRTWDRALDAWGTRSLSRLLGPATALARKGFVVDATFRDQTAANAARFADFPATRRLFLPGGQPPAVGTTLRNPDLARTYEQLARGGVQQMYTGPIGADVVRTAQNPPVDPAATRIVRKGQLTMADLARYTAPFRAPTRTGYRGLDVYSMAPPSSGGTTVGEALNILERIGLQGVDPTQYLHRYLTATTLAFADRNRWVGDPAAVDVPVRELLSDRFAATRACLFDPARALTTPQPPGDPRAAGAECPIPAGAPVGAGEEGPSTTHLTVADKWGNVVAYTLTIEQTGGSGITVPGRGFLLNNELTDFNFTPVTPGVPDPNLPGPGKRPRSSMSPTIVLDHGKPLLALGSPGGATIITTVLQVLLGRLDRGLTLPAAIAAPRASGRNGAAVDAEPGFDTTALTALGWRFASVAEIGAVAAVEFLPDGRVLAAAEPTRRGGGSAAVVRR from the coding sequence GTGGCGAAGAAGCGTCGGCTCCTGGGTGTTCTGTCCGGAGGCGCGGTGACGGCGTTAGCCCTGGTCGTCGCTGGCCCCGCGACCGCAGCCGCCCCACCGAAGGCAAGCCCGACCGCAGTCGGACACGGCGGGGCGGTGTCGTCCGTCGACCCGGACGCGACCGCGATCGGCATCGAGGTCCTGCGCCGCGGCGGCAACGCGGTCGACGCCGCCGTCGCCACGGCCGCGGCGCTCGGCGTCACCGAGCCGTACTCCGCCGGCATCGGGGGCGGCGGCTTCTTCGTCTTCTACGACGCCAAGCGCAAGAAGATCAGCACGATCGACGGCCGCGAGACCGCGCCGGCGAGCTTCACGTCGACCGTGTTCACCGAGAACGGCACCCCGATCCCGTTCGCCGAGGCGGTCACCAGCGGCCTCTCCGTCGGTGTCCCCGGTACGCCGCGGACATGGGACCGTGCGCTCGACGCGTGGGGCACCCGATCGCTGTCCCGGTTACTCGGGCCCGCGACCGCACTGGCGAGGAAGGGCTTCGTCGTCGACGCGACGTTCCGCGACCAGACCGCCGCCAACGCGGCCCGCTTCGCCGACTTCCCGGCTACCCGGAGGTTGTTCCTCCCGGGTGGGCAGCCTCCGGCGGTGGGCACCACGCTGCGCAACCCCGACTTGGCGCGCACGTACGAGCAGCTGGCCCGCGGGGGCGTGCAGCAGATGTACACCGGCCCGATCGGCGCGGACGTCGTCCGGACCGCGCAGAACCCCCCGGTCGACCCGGCGGCTACCCGGATCGTCCGTAAGGGCCAGCTGACCATGGCCGACCTGGCCAGGTACACGGCGCCGTTCCGGGCACCGACCCGCACCGGATACCGCGGCCTCGACGTCTACAGCATGGCGCCACCGTCCTCCGGCGGCACCACCGTCGGCGAGGCGCTCAACATCCTCGAACGGATCGGTCTCCAGGGCGTCGACCCGACGCAGTACCTGCACCGTTACCTGACCGCCACGACGCTTGCCTTCGCCGATCGCAACCGTTGGGTGGGTGACCCGGCAGCGGTGGACGTGCCGGTCCGGGAGCTGCTCTCCGACCGGTTCGCCGCCACTCGTGCTTGCCTGTTCGACCCGGCGAGGGCGTTGACCACCCCACAGCCGCCGGGTGATCCGCGCGCGGCCGGCGCGGAGTGCCCGATCCCGGCTGGGGCGCCGGTCGGCGCGGGTGAGGAGGGACCGTCGACGACGCACCTCACGGTCGCGGACAAGTGGGGGAACGTCGTCGCCTACACGCTCACGATCGAGCAGACCGGTGGGTCGGGGATCACCGTTCCCGGGCGGGGCTTCCTGCTCAACAACGAGCTCACCGACTTCAACTTCACGCCGGTGACGCCGGGCGTCCCGGACCCCAACCTGCCAGGCCCGGGCAAGCGTCCGCGTAGCTCGATGTCGCCCACGATCGTGCTCGACCACGGGAAGCCGCTGCTCGCGCTCGGATCGCCGGGCGGCGCCACGATCATCACGACGGTGCTACAGGTGCTGCTCGGTCGGCTGGATCGCGGGTTGACGCTGCCGGCGGCGATCGCGGCTCCCCGCGCGTCCGGACGCAACGGGGCCGCGGTGGACGCGGAGCCCGGCTTCGACACCACGGCGCTGACCGCGCTCGGGTGGCGGTTCGCGTCGGTGGCGGAGATCGGCGCGGTTGCCGCGGTCGAGTTCCTGCCCGACGGCCGCGTGCTCGCGGCGGCCGAGCCCACCCGCCGAGGTGGTGGGTCCGCAGCGGTGGTTCGCCGGTAG
- the pstS gene encoding phosphate ABC transporter substrate-binding protein PstS: protein MKLHRTGAIAGIALASLLAISACGSDNVDTASSDSSASSNPNCAEGQISASGSSAQKTAMNAWTTAYAKDCGAQINYAATGSGAGVKEFTAGKVAFAGSDSALKDDEQTAADARCKTGKAINIPGVATAVGIVFNVKGIDKLTLDPATISKIFQGQIKTWNDPAIAKTNSGVTLPATAISVVFRSKDSGTTDNFTKFLEAQTPETWKLGTGKGWKGTVGTGAPDSAGIVSAVTGKDGSVSYVDAPDAKKNSLKTAAIDTGAGAVEISDETVGKAIAAAEQDFDGNNLKLKLNYGLKEAGAYPAVLVTYQITCEKGLTADEAKLAKGFLSYVVSDAGQAAAADAGYSKLPAELLTKAQTAAAAIA from the coding sequence GTGAAGCTGCACCGCACTGGCGCCATCGCCGGGATTGCGCTTGCCAGCCTGCTCGCCATTTCCGCCTGTGGTTCCGACAACGTCGACACCGCGAGCTCTGACTCCAGCGCGAGCAGCAACCCGAACTGTGCCGAGGGCCAGATCTCGGCCTCCGGCTCGTCCGCGCAGAAGACCGCGATGAACGCGTGGACGACCGCGTACGCCAAGGACTGTGGCGCGCAGATCAACTACGCCGCCACCGGTTCCGGCGCGGGCGTCAAGGAGTTCACCGCCGGCAAGGTCGCGTTCGCCGGCTCGGACTCGGCGCTGAAGGACGACGAGCAGACCGCGGCCGACGCGCGCTGCAAGACCGGTAAGGCCATCAACATCCCCGGTGTGGCCACCGCGGTCGGGATCGTTTTCAACGTCAAGGGCATCGACAAGCTGACGCTCGACCCGGCCACGATCTCGAAGATCTTCCAGGGCCAGATCAAGACCTGGAACGACCCGGCGATCGCCAAGACGAACTCCGGCGTGACGCTGCCTGCGACCGCGATCTCGGTCGTCTTCCGGTCGAAGGACTCCGGCACCACCGACAACTTCACCAAGTTCCTCGAGGCGCAGACCCCGGAGACCTGGAAGCTCGGCACCGGTAAGGGCTGGAAGGGCACCGTCGGCACCGGCGCGCCCGACTCGGCGGGCATCGTCTCCGCGGTGACCGGCAAGGACGGCTCGGTCTCCTACGTCGACGCCCCCGACGCCAAGAAGAACAGCCTGAAGACCGCCGCGATCGACACCGGCGCCGGCGCCGTCGAGATCTCCGACGAGACCGTCGGTAAGGCGATCGCCGCCGCCGAGCAGGACTTCGACGGCAACAACCTGAAGCTCAAGCTCAACTACGGGCTGAAGGAGGCCGGTGCCTACCCGGCCGTGCTGGTGACCTACCAGATCACCTGCGAGAAGGGCCTCACCGCAGACGAGGCGAAGCTGGCCAAGGGCTTCCTCAGCTACGTGGTCAGCGACGCCGGGCAGGCCGCCGCGGCGGACGCCGGTTACTCCAAGCTGCCGGCTGAGCTGCTGACCAAGGCTCAGACCGCCGCCGCCGCCATCGCCTGA
- the pstC gene encoding phosphate ABC transporter permease subunit PstC, translating into MADPSTKPATTTVPAPPERRAPAPDKSGGGLGGQKSTRGGDAIFKFISTGAGAVLLAIMGAIAAFLIYKSIDAFTSNDGNFFTEKTWAPDASEPGGPSIFGIAALTYHTVVTGIIAMVIAVPVAIGIALFITFYAPRRLSQGLAYLVDLLAAVPSVVYGLWGLFFLVPNMTGLTLFLDQYLGWIPLFDYRPDDIPGNRSDFTVGVVLAVMILPIVAAITREVFRQVPPAHVEGALALGATRWEMIRLSVLPFGRAGMVSAAILGLGRALGETLAVTIILASAYNVSIHITENGGVTFASNIANKYDEAGEIGTSALIASGLCLFVITLIVNSLSQLIVRRKKEA; encoded by the coding sequence ATGGCTGACCCCTCCACGAAACCAGCCACCACCACCGTCCCCGCGCCGCCTGAGCGTCGGGCGCCCGCACCGGATAAGTCCGGTGGCGGCCTCGGTGGGCAGAAGTCGACCCGCGGCGGCGACGCCATCTTCAAGTTCATCTCGACCGGCGCCGGGGCCGTGCTGCTCGCGATCATGGGTGCGATCGCCGCGTTCCTGATCTACAAGTCGATCGATGCGTTCACGTCGAACGACGGCAACTTCTTCACCGAGAAGACGTGGGCGCCGGACGCGTCCGAGCCGGGTGGTCCGTCGATATTCGGAATTGCGGCGCTCACGTACCACACGGTCGTCACCGGCATCATCGCGATGGTCATCGCGGTGCCGGTCGCGATCGGCATCGCGCTGTTCATCACGTTCTACGCTCCGCGGCGGCTGTCGCAGGGCCTGGCCTACCTGGTCGACCTGCTCGCCGCGGTGCCGTCGGTCGTCTACGGCCTGTGGGGTCTGTTCTTCCTCGTGCCGAACATGACCGGCCTGACGCTCTTCCTCGACCAGTACCTCGGCTGGATCCCGCTCTTCGACTACCGGCCGGACGACATCCCCGGTAACCGCTCGGACTTCACCGTCGGCGTCGTGCTCGCGGTGATGATCCTGCCGATCGTCGCTGCGATCACGCGCGAGGTGTTCCGCCAGGTCCCGCCGGCCCACGTGGAGGGGGCGCTGGCGCTGGGGGCCACCCGCTGGGAAATGATCCGGCTCTCGGTACTGCCGTTCGGCCGCGCAGGCATGGTCTCCGCCGCGATCCTCGGCCTCGGCCGCGCGCTCGGTGAGACGCTCGCCGTCACGATCATCCTGGCCAGCGCCTACAACGTGAGCATCCACATCACCGAGAACGGCGGCGTCACGTTCGCGTCGAACATCGCGAACAAGTACGACGAGGCCGGCGAGATCGGCACCAGCGCGCTCATCGCGTCCGGTCTCTGCCTGTTCGTCATCACGCTGATCGTCAACTCGCTGTCGCAGCTCATCGTGCGTCGCAAGAAGGAGGCCTGA